One genomic segment of Synchiropus splendidus isolate RoL2022-P1 chromosome 16, RoL_Sspl_1.0, whole genome shotgun sequence includes these proteins:
- the mrps26 gene encoding 28S ribosomal protein S26, mitochondrial, giving the protein MFQVISGRSVQASRLLGARGAVLVESVRGRKSRTDEVAKSKAGRLKVPPPVDPVEMVVLKERYSEYQLIMRALRMEFKREMLKKKYEKETGSLAEERHRQEVAEHRELMAWNQQENRRLLQLRVLRLQREKEAAEHKILEAALKREQEEQELIEEKEKEILQLQEDAKTFITLDNLDQRIEEALDNPKNYNFAVDKEGRIVKQTVLQ; this is encoded by the exons ATGTTCCAGGTCATTAGCGGCAGGAGCGTCCAGGCCTCCCGGCTCCTGGGAGCGAGAGGTGCCGTGCTGGTGGAGAGCGTCCGCGGAAGAAAGTCCCGCACGGACGAGGTGGCCAAGTCCAAAGCGGGTCGACTGAAAGTGCCTCCTCCAGTGGACCCGGTGGAGATGGTCGTACTGAAGGAGAGATATTCTGAGTACCAGCTCATCATGAGGGCCCTCAG GATGGAATTCAAGCGAGAGATGCTCAAGAAGAAGTATGAGAAGGAGACGGGCTCCCTGGCGGAGGAGAGGCACAGACAGGAGGTGGCGGAGCATCGGGAACTGATGGCTTGGAACCAACAGGAGAACCGTCGCTTGCTCCAACTGAG AGTTTTGAGGCtccagagagaaaaagaagcggCGGAACACAAAATACTAGAAGCAGCTCTCAAGCGGGAACAAGAGGAGCAAGAACTGATcgaggagaaagaaaaagaaattctGCAGTTGCAG GAGGATGCCAAGACCTTCATAACCCTGGACAATTTGGACCAGAGGATCGAGGAGGCGCTGGACAATCCAAAGAACTATAACTTTGCTGTAGACAAAGAGGGACGGATCGTGAAACAGACAGTGCTCCAGTGA
- the si:dkey-33c12.3 gene encoding vimentin, with protein MSYDSHHRRHWDSSRSSPSILRSSLFPASPAAPAGKRSLRVTSSECERLDLARVSSHNTELLGLRSQEREQLVDLNDRFATYIDKVRHLELQNRALLAELEALRRRQNGPSRLQGLYEGEARGLRAMIDSENMEKLRLEQERQHLSDVHERTRQRLEEEARRRMDAEETLQKVKEEAGRAVLSNCDAEASVVTLCDELLFLKKVFAEELEELQAQLQVVNISVDVQVTRPDLSLALRDIRSQYEQLAHKNMQAAEEWYKNKVSSVAEVASKNNQAVHAIREETLEYRRLLQSRASEIQALRNVVDSLNKQLEELEETQGKEVEKYQIRISELEQDIAEAKEEMARYLREYQDLLNVKMALDIEITAYRKLLEGEEIRLSYPALA; from the exons ATGAGCTACGATTCCCATCACCGCCGCCACTGggacagcagcaggagctcGCCCTCCATCCTGAGATCTTCCCTCTTTCCCGCCTCTCCAGCTGCTCCGGCGGGAAAGAGGAGTTTGAGGGTGACTTCCTCGGAGTGCGAGAGGTTGGACCTGGCCCGGGTCAGCAGCCACAACACGGAGCTGCTGGGCCTGCGCTCGCAGGAGCGGGAGCAGCTGGTGGACTTGAACGACCGCTTTGCCACCTACATCGACAAGGTGAGACACCTGGAGCTGCAGAACCGGGCGCTTCTGGCCGAGCTGGAGGCGCTGAGGAGACGGCAGAACGGTCCCTCGCGTCTTCAGGGTCTTTACGAGGGGGAGGCTCGCGGTCTGAGAGCCATGATCGACTCGGAGAACATGGAGAAGCTGCGGCTGGAGCAGGAGAGGCAGCACCTGAGCGATGTCCATGAGAGGACGAGGCAGCgcctggaggaggaggccagGCGGCGGATGGACGCCGAGGAGACCCTGcagaaggtgaaggaggaggccgGGCGGGCGGTCCTGTCCAACTGTGACGCCGAGGCCTCCGTGGTCACCCTGTGCGATGAGCTGCTGTTCCTGAAGAAGGTGTTCgccgaggagctggaggagctgcaggcacAGCTGCAGGTGGTGAACATCAGCGTGGACGTCCAGGTGACCCGGCCCGACCTGTCCCTGGCCCTGCGGGACATCAGGTCCCAGTATGAGCAGCTGGCCCACAAGAACATGCAGGCGGCCGAGGAGTGGTACAAGAACAAGGTCAGCAGTGTGGCAGAGGTGGCCAGCAAGAACAACCAGGCGGTGCACGCCATCCGCGAGGAGACCCTGGAGTACCGACGGCTGCTGCAGTCCCGGGCCTCCGAGATCCAGGCTCTGCGCAACGTCGTCGACTCCCTCAATAAAcaactggaggagctggaggagacgcAAGGCAAAGAGGTGGAGAAGTATCAG ATCCGGATCAGTGAGCTGGAGCAGGACATTGCTGAGGCCAAGGAGGAAATGGCTCGATACCTGAGAGAGTACCAGGATCTCCTCAACGTGAAAATGGCCCTGGACATTGAAATCACAGCGTACAG GAAACTTCTGGAAGGAGAGGAGATCCGGCTGAGTTATCCAGCTCTCGCTTAG
- the LOC128747213 gene encoding nanos homolog 1-like codes for MDLFLDARSPYDNTFNFWTDYLGLSTLVSGTKLAAPACGPNSITESLKASLGLDDSPLCACGVAAARGEEERCGSPGVSIYSLLSPYEPHPCDPERDSPPYRAAFPGLDLLALERRRKQPQRSKPEPKVCVFCRNNGAPEEVYGTHILKTADGRVLCPILRAYTCPLCSASGDNAHTIKYCPLSKEQPGPRLPRGSRSVGKRLKIF; via the coding sequence ATGGATTTGTTTCTGGACGCTCGCTCTCCGTACGACAACACCTTCAATTTCTGGACCGACTACCTGGGTCTGTCCACGCTGGTGAGCGGCACCAAGCTCGCCGCTCCCGCCTGCGGCCCCAACTCCATCACCGAGTCCCTGAAGGCGAGCCTGGGTCTGGACGACTCCCCGCTCTGCGCGTGCGGGGTCGCGGCCGCCCGCGGGGAGGAGGAGCGCTGCGGCTCTCCGGGGGTCTCCATCTACTCCCTGCTCAGCCCGTACGAGCCGCATCCCTGCGACCCGGAGCGAGATTCTCCCCCGTACAGAGCCGCCTTCCCCGGGCTGGACCTGCTGGCGCTGGAGCGGCGGCGCAAACAGCCTCAGAGGAGCAAACCGGAGCCGAAAGTCTGCGTCTTCTGCCGCAACAACGGAGCCCCGGAGGAGGTGTACGGCACCCACATCCTGAAGACGGCGGACGGCCGAGTGCTGTGCCCCATCCTGCGCGCCTACACCTGCCCGCTGTGCAGCGCCAGCGGCGACAACGCGCACACCATCAAGTACTGCCCCTTGTCCAAGGAGCAGCCCGGGCCCAGGCTCCCGCGGGGCTCCAGGTCCGTCGGGAAGAGGCTGAAAATCTTCTGA
- the LOC128747876 gene encoding tetratricopeptide repeat protein 31-like isoform X2, with the protein MTQDSTRDSLQDRTPLVLLNSDSGSMSPEKALARQGRDTRSFPFHGDVLSGRRGADAGSLTEREEAIDLRSCGGEKECARWSCQDYVHQLYQEERLSDFTQNPLGFFDWRTGLPRTLQNDYPQLWHHCAAPYRRRATAEEAAKNARELIEEEERQKEKAARNKNKKMRKNEKKRLAKENAAKDNASARLQPKEDEALNKQKTDDETASVGSDTSAESTLSRTHLDDEESKENKGASMMANAKQQEKSKAKLQHAEAPPSVAAGTKDEAKSSESTKATAKQDLLQVEKRLETEKTAPADLCLKQSTQLAASGNHLAAIGQYEMAIKCFTDAIKLNPLEFKLFGNRSLCLERLQRYETALADADVALSMEPKWIKGLFRKGKALCGLKRYYDATLVFQEVLNLDRSSAEARKELERAQTLHLMEMGFTPEQCAVALRSQPTLEEAVQSLFESSHPEDQSAEGDDDWIVHQPHRPKPRQLPEPDEPKDRKETPAKVEQVKNVSPRPKSTVKLGLFWKDPLCLSSTATKEAGSTPTSTPPLLGTRESASSGGQRAAPAWAAPSGTSRNTRASTKTSSTVDLDCLTPRPQYSSAVPHFTAFDCDRIIRSCECFDIVLMLEFCPVRQSWVSASFRH; encoded by the exons GGACACCAGATCATTTCCATTCCACGGGGATGTCCTTTCTG gaagaagaggtGCAGATGCAGGGAGTCTGACGGAAAGAGAGGAGGCCATTGATTTGAGATCATGTGGTGGCGAGAAAGAATGTGCTAGATGGAGCTGCCAG GACTATGTCCATCAGCTGTATCAGGAAGAGCGTCTCTCAGACTTCACTCAAAATCCTCTCGGCTTCTTTG ATTGGAGGACTGGCCTGCCGAGAACGCTGCAAAATGACTACCCTCAGCTTTGGCACCATTGTGCGGCACCGTATCGAAGAAGAGCCACGGCTGAG GAAGCTGCCAAAAATGCTCGAGAGTTGATAGAAGAGGAAGAACGCCAGAAGGAGAAAGCTGCTcggaataagaataagaaaatg CGGAAGAATGAGAAAAAACGATTGGCGAAGGAAAATGCTGCGAAGGACAATGCCTCAGCAAGACTCCAG CCTAAAGAAGACGAGGCTCTGAACAAGCAGAAAACGGATGACGAGACCGCTTCTGTTGGGTCCGACACCTCTGCTGAATCCACGTTGAGTCGGACTCATTTGGACGACGAGgagagcaaagaaaacaaaggagCTTCTATGATGGCGAATGCCAAACAACAGGAG AAATCAAAGGCAAAATTGCAGCATGCGGAGGCGCCGCCCTCCGTGGCTGCAGGAACCAAAGATGAAGCCAAGTCAAGTGAATCAACCAAAGCTACGGCGAAGCAGGATCTCCTCCAGGTGGAGAAAAGGCTTGAGACAGAG AAAACTGCTCCTGCAGATCTATGTTTGAAGCAAAGCACGCAGCTGGCAG CCTCTGGAAACCACCTGGCGGCCATTGGACAGTACGAGATGGCGATCAAGTGCTTCACCGACGCCATCAAACTCAACCCGCTGGAGTTCAA GTTGTTTGGAAATCGCTCTCTTTGCCTGGAGAGGTTGCAGCGCTATGAGACGGCGCTGGCTGACGCCGACGTCGCTCTGTCCATGGAGCCCAAGTGGATCAAAGGCCTGTTCCGGAAAGGGAAAGCTCTCTGTGGACTGAAG AGATACTACGATGCTACGCTGGTCTTTCAGGAGGTTTTAAATCTGGACCGTTCAAGTGCAGAGGCCAGAAAAGAGCTGGAGCGAGCGCAGACGCTTCATCTCATG GAGATGGGCTTCACTCCGGAGCAGTGCGCCGTGGCCTTGAGGTCCCAGCCCACGCTGGAGGAAGCTGTCCAGTCTCTGTTTGAGAGCAGCCATCCAGAAG ACCAGTCTGCGGAGGGAGACGACGACTGGATCGTCCATCAGCCACATCGACCCAAACCTCGGCAGCTCCCAGAACCTGATGAGCCAAAGGATCGGAAGGAAACTCCGGCAAAAGTAGAACAAGTGAAAAATGTGTCCCCCAGGCCCAAGAGTACGGTGAAGCT GGGACTGTTCTGGAAGGATCCCCTCTGTCTGTCCAGCACTGCGACAAAAGAAGCAGGATCAACGCCGACTTCAACTCCTCCACTCCTGG GTACAAGAGAGAGTGCTTCTTCTGGAGGACAACGGGCTGCACCCGCGTGGGCTGCACCTTCAGGCACGTCCCGGAACACAAGGGCATCGACAAAGACAAGTTCGACGGTCGACTTGGACTGTCTCACACCTAGACCTCAGTACTCCTCAGCTGTGCCTCATTTCACTGCCTTTGATTGCGATCGAATCATTCGGTCATGTGAATGTTTTGACATTGTTCTTATGCTTGAATTCTGTCCAGTGCGCCAATCTTGGGTCAGTGCCTCATTTCGCCACTAG
- the LOC128747876 gene encoding tetratricopeptide repeat protein 31-like isoform X1, with protein MTQDSTRDSLQDRTPLVLLNSDSGSMSPEKALARQGRDTRSFPFHGDVLSGRRGADAGSLTEREEAIDLRSCGGEKECARWSCQDYVHQLYQEERLSDFTQNPLGFFDWRTGLPRTLQNDYPQLWHHCAAPYRRRATAEEAAKNARELIEEEERQKEKAARNKNKKMRKNEKKRLAKENAAKDNASARLQPKEDEALNKQKTDDETASVGSDTSAESTLSRTHLDDEESKENKGASMMANAKQQEKSKAKLQHAEAPPSVAAGTKDEAKSSESTKATAKQDLLQVEKRLETEKTAPADLCLKQSTQLAASGNHLAAIGQYEMAIKCFTDAIKLNPLEFKLFGNRSLCLERLQRYETALADADVALSMEPKWIKGLFRKGKALCGLKRYYDATLVFQEVLNLDRSSAEARKELERAQTLHLMEMGFTPEQCAVALRSQPTLEEAVQSLFESSHPEDQSAEGDDDWIVHQPHRPKPRQLPEPDEPKDRKETPAKVEQVKNVSPRPKSTVKLDLPSVFVSSIAPSVTYATLFQLFSRVGSVYSIKMLLDSHSAFVMYKLKEECDNALQLDGTVLEGSPLSVQHCDKRSRINADFNSSTPGYKRECFFWRTTGCTRVGCTFRHVPEHKGIDKDKFDGRLGLSHT; from the exons GGACACCAGATCATTTCCATTCCACGGGGATGTCCTTTCTG gaagaagaggtGCAGATGCAGGGAGTCTGACGGAAAGAGAGGAGGCCATTGATTTGAGATCATGTGGTGGCGAGAAAGAATGTGCTAGATGGAGCTGCCAG GACTATGTCCATCAGCTGTATCAGGAAGAGCGTCTCTCAGACTTCACTCAAAATCCTCTCGGCTTCTTTG ATTGGAGGACTGGCCTGCCGAGAACGCTGCAAAATGACTACCCTCAGCTTTGGCACCATTGTGCGGCACCGTATCGAAGAAGAGCCACGGCTGAG GAAGCTGCCAAAAATGCTCGAGAGTTGATAGAAGAGGAAGAACGCCAGAAGGAGAAAGCTGCTcggaataagaataagaaaatg CGGAAGAATGAGAAAAAACGATTGGCGAAGGAAAATGCTGCGAAGGACAATGCCTCAGCAAGACTCCAG CCTAAAGAAGACGAGGCTCTGAACAAGCAGAAAACGGATGACGAGACCGCTTCTGTTGGGTCCGACACCTCTGCTGAATCCACGTTGAGTCGGACTCATTTGGACGACGAGgagagcaaagaaaacaaaggagCTTCTATGATGGCGAATGCCAAACAACAGGAG AAATCAAAGGCAAAATTGCAGCATGCGGAGGCGCCGCCCTCCGTGGCTGCAGGAACCAAAGATGAAGCCAAGTCAAGTGAATCAACCAAAGCTACGGCGAAGCAGGATCTCCTCCAGGTGGAGAAAAGGCTTGAGACAGAG AAAACTGCTCCTGCAGATCTATGTTTGAAGCAAAGCACGCAGCTGGCAG CCTCTGGAAACCACCTGGCGGCCATTGGACAGTACGAGATGGCGATCAAGTGCTTCACCGACGCCATCAAACTCAACCCGCTGGAGTTCAA GTTGTTTGGAAATCGCTCTCTTTGCCTGGAGAGGTTGCAGCGCTATGAGACGGCGCTGGCTGACGCCGACGTCGCTCTGTCCATGGAGCCCAAGTGGATCAAAGGCCTGTTCCGGAAAGGGAAAGCTCTCTGTGGACTGAAG AGATACTACGATGCTACGCTGGTCTTTCAGGAGGTTTTAAATCTGGACCGTTCAAGTGCAGAGGCCAGAAAAGAGCTGGAGCGAGCGCAGACGCTTCATCTCATG GAGATGGGCTTCACTCCGGAGCAGTGCGCCGTGGCCTTGAGGTCCCAGCCCACGCTGGAGGAAGCTGTCCAGTCTCTGTTTGAGAGCAGCCATCCAGAAG ACCAGTCTGCGGAGGGAGACGACGACTGGATCGTCCATCAGCCACATCGACCCAAACCTCGGCAGCTCCCAGAACCTGATGAGCCAAAGGATCGGAAGGAAACTCCGGCAAAAGTAGAACAAGTGAAAAATGTGTCCCCCAGGCCCAAGAGTACGGTGAAGCT GGACCTCCCCTCCGTCTTTGTTTCATCCATCGCTCCGTCAGTGACTTATGCCACGCTCTTCCAGCTCTTCAGCAG GGTGGGCTCGGTCTACAGCATCAAGATGCTGCTCGACAGTCACTCTGCTTTTGTCATGTACAAACTGAAGGAGGAGTGCGACAATGCCCTGCAACTTGAT GGGACTGTTCTGGAAGGATCCCCTCTGTCTGTCCAGCACTGCGACAAAAGAAGCAGGATCAACGCCGACTTCAACTCCTCCACTCCTGG GTACAAGAGAGAGTGCTTCTTCTGGAGGACAACGGGCTGCACCCGCGTGGGCTGCACCTTCAGGCACGTCCCGGAACACAAGGGCATCGACAAAGACAAGTTCGACGGTCGACTTGGACTGTCTCACACCTAG
- the LOC128747876 gene encoding tetratricopeptide repeat protein 31-like isoform X3, with protein sequence MPPKREQIKGTPDHFHSTGMSFLDYVHQLYQEERLSDFTQNPLGFFDWRTGLPRTLQNDYPQLWHHCAAPYRRRATAEEAAKNARELIEEEERQKEKAARNKNKKMRKNEKKRLAKENAAKDNASARLQPKEDEALNKQKTDDETASVGSDTSAESTLSRTHLDDEESKENKGASMMANAKQQEKSKAKLQHAEAPPSVAAGTKDEAKSSESTKATAKQDLLQVEKRLETEKTAPADLCLKQSTQLAASGNHLAAIGQYEMAIKCFTDAIKLNPLEFKLFGNRSLCLERLQRYETALADADVALSMEPKWIKGLFRKGKALCGLKRYYDATLVFQEVLNLDRSSAEARKELERAQTLHLMEMGFTPEQCAVALRSQPTLEEAVQSLFESSHPEDQSAEGDDDWIVHQPHRPKPRQLPEPDEPKDRKETPAKVEQVKNVSPRPKSTVKLDLPSVFVSSIAPSVTYATLFQLFSRVGSVYSIKMLLDSHSAFVMYKLKEECDNALQLDGTVLEGSPLSVQHCDKRSRINADFNSSTPGYKRECFFWRTTGCTRVGCTFRHVPEHKGIDKDKFDGRLGLSHT encoded by the exons ATGCCACCAAAGAGAGAGCAGATCAAAG GGACACCAGATCATTTCCATTCCACGGGGATGTCCTTTCTG GACTATGTCCATCAGCTGTATCAGGAAGAGCGTCTCTCAGACTTCACTCAAAATCCTCTCGGCTTCTTTG ATTGGAGGACTGGCCTGCCGAGAACGCTGCAAAATGACTACCCTCAGCTTTGGCACCATTGTGCGGCACCGTATCGAAGAAGAGCCACGGCTGAG GAAGCTGCCAAAAATGCTCGAGAGTTGATAGAAGAGGAAGAACGCCAGAAGGAGAAAGCTGCTcggaataagaataagaaaatg CGGAAGAATGAGAAAAAACGATTGGCGAAGGAAAATGCTGCGAAGGACAATGCCTCAGCAAGACTCCAG CCTAAAGAAGACGAGGCTCTGAACAAGCAGAAAACGGATGACGAGACCGCTTCTGTTGGGTCCGACACCTCTGCTGAATCCACGTTGAGTCGGACTCATTTGGACGACGAGgagagcaaagaaaacaaaggagCTTCTATGATGGCGAATGCCAAACAACAGGAG AAATCAAAGGCAAAATTGCAGCATGCGGAGGCGCCGCCCTCCGTGGCTGCAGGAACCAAAGATGAAGCCAAGTCAAGTGAATCAACCAAAGCTACGGCGAAGCAGGATCTCCTCCAGGTGGAGAAAAGGCTTGAGACAGAG AAAACTGCTCCTGCAGATCTATGTTTGAAGCAAAGCACGCAGCTGGCAG CCTCTGGAAACCACCTGGCGGCCATTGGACAGTACGAGATGGCGATCAAGTGCTTCACCGACGCCATCAAACTCAACCCGCTGGAGTTCAA GTTGTTTGGAAATCGCTCTCTTTGCCTGGAGAGGTTGCAGCGCTATGAGACGGCGCTGGCTGACGCCGACGTCGCTCTGTCCATGGAGCCCAAGTGGATCAAAGGCCTGTTCCGGAAAGGGAAAGCTCTCTGTGGACTGAAG AGATACTACGATGCTACGCTGGTCTTTCAGGAGGTTTTAAATCTGGACCGTTCAAGTGCAGAGGCCAGAAAAGAGCTGGAGCGAGCGCAGACGCTTCATCTCATG GAGATGGGCTTCACTCCGGAGCAGTGCGCCGTGGCCTTGAGGTCCCAGCCCACGCTGGAGGAAGCTGTCCAGTCTCTGTTTGAGAGCAGCCATCCAGAAG ACCAGTCTGCGGAGGGAGACGACGACTGGATCGTCCATCAGCCACATCGACCCAAACCTCGGCAGCTCCCAGAACCTGATGAGCCAAAGGATCGGAAGGAAACTCCGGCAAAAGTAGAACAAGTGAAAAATGTGTCCCCCAGGCCCAAGAGTACGGTGAAGCT GGACCTCCCCTCCGTCTTTGTTTCATCCATCGCTCCGTCAGTGACTTATGCCACGCTCTTCCAGCTCTTCAGCAG GGTGGGCTCGGTCTACAGCATCAAGATGCTGCTCGACAGTCACTCTGCTTTTGTCATGTACAAACTGAAGGAGGAGTGCGACAATGCCCTGCAACTTGAT GGGACTGTTCTGGAAGGATCCCCTCTGTCTGTCCAGCACTGCGACAAAAGAAGCAGGATCAACGCCGACTTCAACTCCTCCACTCCTGG GTACAAGAGAGAGTGCTTCTTCTGGAGGACAACGGGCTGCACCCGCGTGGGCTGCACCTTCAGGCACGTCCCGGAACACAAGGGCATCGACAAAGACAAGTTCGACGGTCGACTTGGACTGTCTCACACCTAG
- the LOC128747876 gene encoding tetratricopeptide repeat protein 31-like isoform X4, producing MSFLDYVHQLYQEERLSDFTQNPLGFFDWRTGLPRTLQNDYPQLWHHCAAPYRRRATAEEAAKNARELIEEEERQKEKAARNKNKKMRKNEKKRLAKENAAKDNASARLQPKEDEALNKQKTDDETASVGSDTSAESTLSRTHLDDEESKENKGASMMANAKQQEKSKAKLQHAEAPPSVAAGTKDEAKSSESTKATAKQDLLQVEKRLETEKTAPADLCLKQSTQLAASGNHLAAIGQYEMAIKCFTDAIKLNPLEFKLFGNRSLCLERLQRYETALADADVALSMEPKWIKGLFRKGKALCGLKRYYDATLVFQEVLNLDRSSAEARKELERAQTLHLMEMGFTPEQCAVALRSQPTLEEAVQSLFESSHPEDQSAEGDDDWIVHQPHRPKPRQLPEPDEPKDRKETPAKVEQVKNVSPRPKSTVKLDLPSVFVSSIAPSVTYATLFQLFSRVGSVYSIKMLLDSHSAFVMYKLKEECDNALQLDGTVLEGSPLSVQHCDKRSRINADFNSSTPGYKRECFFWRTTGCTRVGCTFRHVPEHKGIDKDKFDGRLGLSHT from the exons ATGTCCTTTCTG GACTATGTCCATCAGCTGTATCAGGAAGAGCGTCTCTCAGACTTCACTCAAAATCCTCTCGGCTTCTTTG ATTGGAGGACTGGCCTGCCGAGAACGCTGCAAAATGACTACCCTCAGCTTTGGCACCATTGTGCGGCACCGTATCGAAGAAGAGCCACGGCTGAG GAAGCTGCCAAAAATGCTCGAGAGTTGATAGAAGAGGAAGAACGCCAGAAGGAGAAAGCTGCTcggaataagaataagaaaatg CGGAAGAATGAGAAAAAACGATTGGCGAAGGAAAATGCTGCGAAGGACAATGCCTCAGCAAGACTCCAG CCTAAAGAAGACGAGGCTCTGAACAAGCAGAAAACGGATGACGAGACCGCTTCTGTTGGGTCCGACACCTCTGCTGAATCCACGTTGAGTCGGACTCATTTGGACGACGAGgagagcaaagaaaacaaaggagCTTCTATGATGGCGAATGCCAAACAACAGGAG AAATCAAAGGCAAAATTGCAGCATGCGGAGGCGCCGCCCTCCGTGGCTGCAGGAACCAAAGATGAAGCCAAGTCAAGTGAATCAACCAAAGCTACGGCGAAGCAGGATCTCCTCCAGGTGGAGAAAAGGCTTGAGACAGAG AAAACTGCTCCTGCAGATCTATGTTTGAAGCAAAGCACGCAGCTGGCAG CCTCTGGAAACCACCTGGCGGCCATTGGACAGTACGAGATGGCGATCAAGTGCTTCACCGACGCCATCAAACTCAACCCGCTGGAGTTCAA GTTGTTTGGAAATCGCTCTCTTTGCCTGGAGAGGTTGCAGCGCTATGAGACGGCGCTGGCTGACGCCGACGTCGCTCTGTCCATGGAGCCCAAGTGGATCAAAGGCCTGTTCCGGAAAGGGAAAGCTCTCTGTGGACTGAAG AGATACTACGATGCTACGCTGGTCTTTCAGGAGGTTTTAAATCTGGACCGTTCAAGTGCAGAGGCCAGAAAAGAGCTGGAGCGAGCGCAGACGCTTCATCTCATG GAGATGGGCTTCACTCCGGAGCAGTGCGCCGTGGCCTTGAGGTCCCAGCCCACGCTGGAGGAAGCTGTCCAGTCTCTGTTTGAGAGCAGCCATCCAGAAG ACCAGTCTGCGGAGGGAGACGACGACTGGATCGTCCATCAGCCACATCGACCCAAACCTCGGCAGCTCCCAGAACCTGATGAGCCAAAGGATCGGAAGGAAACTCCGGCAAAAGTAGAACAAGTGAAAAATGTGTCCCCCAGGCCCAAGAGTACGGTGAAGCT GGACCTCCCCTCCGTCTTTGTTTCATCCATCGCTCCGTCAGTGACTTATGCCACGCTCTTCCAGCTCTTCAGCAG GGTGGGCTCGGTCTACAGCATCAAGATGCTGCTCGACAGTCACTCTGCTTTTGTCATGTACAAACTGAAGGAGGAGTGCGACAATGCCCTGCAACTTGAT GGGACTGTTCTGGAAGGATCCCCTCTGTCTGTCCAGCACTGCGACAAAAGAAGCAGGATCAACGCCGACTTCAACTCCTCCACTCCTGG GTACAAGAGAGAGTGCTTCTTCTGGAGGACAACGGGCTGCACCCGCGTGGGCTGCACCTTCAGGCACGTCCCGGAACACAAGGGCATCGACAAAGACAAGTTCGACGGTCGACTTGGACTGTCTCACACCTAG